The Kitasatospora albolonga nucleotide sequence GAAGTCGCCCCGCTGTTCCGCGACTTCGCGCACACTGCCTTCCGGTTGGAGACCCGGCGCGGATACGCCTCTGACCGTAACAGCCCGAAGTGGCGCCGGTGGAAGCAAGGCGCGGAGATCTCCACCGAGCCGGGCAACGCGTGGCGAGAGAACGTCCGGGTGCAGACCGCGCTGGGGAAACGGTTCGAACGAGTCCGGATCGTTGACCAGCCTCTCACCGAGGGGCAGCAGTTCCTCCTCGCCAGTGGGCACAGCAACGTGTCGGCGGGAGAGGACATCCGTAATCTGTACCGGGCCGAGGCCACCCGTATCGGCCTGCCGGATCACGACTTCTGGCTGTTCGACTCCCGGCTCGTCGTACGGTTCGTCTTCGACGAGGACGACACGACTCTCGGCGTCATCCTCAACGAGGACCCGTCGGAGGTCGCCGCTGCCTGCCAGGCACGGGACGCGGCCTGGCACTACGCCACCCGTACTGCGGAATTCGCCAGGACGGTACCTTCAGCGGGGTGACTGCCGGGGACCACCCCCGCGTGCGCGGGGACCACGACCGGGTGCTCTCCGTGGCAGAGACGCGGGAGGGACCACCCCCGCACGCGCGGGGACCACCTCCCGGCCGGTCATGCCCTCGGGCGCCCGGCCAGGACCACCCCCGCACGCGCGGGGACCACGTCGGAGACGGCTCCAACCAGAACGCCCAGGTGGGACCACCCCCGCGTGCGCGGGGACCACCATCGGTGATCGATGACGCATCCTGTCCGCAAGGGACCACCCCCGCGTGCGCGGGGACCACACGACGTGTACACCCGCGTCCACAATGCCTGGGGGGCCACCCCCGCGTGCGCGGGGACCACCGGCCAGCCCAAGAGGGCGCGCTTCAGGGAACGGGGCCACCCCCGCGTGCGCGGGGACCACACCGTGTCCCCGGCGTCCGCCTGGATCTGGGCGGGGCCACCCCCGCGTGCGCGGGGACCACGCCATCGCCGAACTGGAGGAGGAGTCGGCCCGGGGGCCACCCCCGCGTGCGCGGGGACCACACATCTTGAAGGGAGTCCCCGATGATGACCGTGGGGCCACCCCCGCGTGCGCGGGGACCACAGTTCGTGACCTGCGGGTTTATACGGCTGAGGGGCTGTTTTTACTGACTTCTTGAGAAACAGACATAAGTGCCCTTGCTTCGCAGGTCGTCTTCATCGCTCCGCACGTCAGCGCAGAGCTACAGAAGCCCAGCCGCGACCGCCCCGACCATGGCCGCGAGCGCACCCCGGCCGACGACCAGAGCCGGCCCGTTCGGCGCCTTGCTGTCCCGGACGGCGATGTGGTCGGAGTCGACGATGCCGCACTCCAGGCAGTCGGACTGGGCGTGGGAAGCGGAGGACTTCCACCAGGCGACGGGGAGGCTTGAAGAGTCGGGGATGATCATTTCTGGTCCCTTGCTTGTTGGATCAGGTCGAGTGACTTCTCAACGGAGAGCGCTGCGGCCGTAAGTGACTCGTGAGCGTCCGCATAGGTGCTGACCTGGTCGTGGTCCTCCACGTACAGGGCGCTGGTCAGCTGCTCCAGGTGTACGACGCTCAGTTCCGTGAGGTTGCCGAACCCGAGGATCGCGAAGCTGCCGGTCTGACCGACCGTAAGGGGAGCGCCGACGGGTAGCACCTGGATATTGATGTTGGGCAGCGTCGCGAGGTGCACCAGGCGGGAGAGCTGGTCGTGCATCACGGCCGGGTCCGGCAGTTGGGTGCGGAGTGCCGCCTCCCCGATGATCGCGCGCAGACGCAACGGCTCTGACCGGGACAGTACGGACTGCCGTGCCAGCCGCACATCGACCAGCGCTTGTACCCGGTCGCTTATGGCCTCGGACATGGCTGTCGACGTGATGGCCGCGTGCGCGTACTGCGGCGTCTGCAGCAGCCCGGGGATCGACGCGATCTGCCACGTCCGGATGGTGGTCGCCTCTGCCTCAAGGCTGATCAAGTCCTGGTAGACCGGGGAGAGAACGCTTCGGTAGGACTGCCACCACCCGCGCTGTCCGCCCTCCCGGGTGAGACGGATGATGTCGCGGCGCAGCTCGGCGTCGGTGACGCCGTAGAGATCCAGAAGGAGTTCGACGTCCGAAGCCGAGGCGGCGTTGCGGGCTGTCTCGATGCGCGACAGCTTCGCCGGGGAGATCTTTCCGCGTGTGCCGTCGGCAGCGTCTTCCTGGGTGAGGCTCAACCGCTCCCGCATGGCTCGCAGGGTGCGGCCGAGTTGCCGTCTCCGAACCGTGGGTGCCGACACGTACCCCTCCCGTTGCTGTTGGTGACGGTCAGTCTGCCGCCAGCGCCGCTTGGCTGTCACCTTTGGTCTCCCTAGTTGCAGCAGCTCCCGCGCAAGAGTGCAGATTTGCACATTACTTAGAATGGCTTGCACTTAAGTCTGGATGTCGGCACTCTGAAGTGACGATCTGCAGTCAGGTCGACACGGCTGTGATGGCGTGTGTCGGCCAGCCCTACCGTGAGGGGGCCGCATGACGACCATGCGTCCGAGCGCCTTACCGTCCACCTCGTCCACCCCATCCGTCCCGCCCCGCCGCACCTCCGCCGTGCCGCCGCAGGCGATCTACTCCGCCGAGCCCGAGTCGGTCCGGCCCGCCCGGCGCTACGTCAGGGAAGCGGCCGCGTACCAGGAGCCGTCGATCGGTGAGGACGCGCTCGACACCCTGGAGCTCCTCGCCAGCGAGCTGGTGACCAACGCCGTTCGGTACGGGTCCGAGCCCGGCGACTCCTTCAAGGTCACCGTTGCCGCCGAACCCGGTAAGTGCCGCCTTGAAGTGCACGACACCCGGCGGAGGGCGCCCCGCCTCCGGCCGCCCTCCGATCAGCGGACCCGTGGGCGCGGGCTGCATCTGGTCGAGGCGTTGGCCTCGCGGTGGGGGGTGGCCGAGCGGCCCCTCGGCAAGATCGTGTGGGTGGTCGTCACGTGGTGACCCGCCGCCGAGCGCCGCAGGCGCCGTACATCGGGGACCGTGGAAGGGAACCGTAGAAGCAGAACACCCCCTTGACCGCGTCTCCGCAGATCAAGGGGGTGTCAGAAGCGGTAGCGGTGGGATTTGAACCCACGGTGACGGGTTACGCCACACTCGCTTTCGAGGCGAGCTCCTTCGGCCGCTCGGACACGCTACCGAGAGAGAGCTTAGACCATCCCGGGGCGTGCGCAGAAATCGGTTCCCGGGGGCGGGGGCGTGGCCCGTCAGAGCGTGCGGAAGAACGCCGTCAGCTGCGTGGCGCAGGCGTCCTCCAGCACGCCCGCGATGACCTCCGGGCGGTGGTTCAGACGGCGGTCGCGGATGACGTCCCAGAGGGAGCCGGCCGCGCCCGCCTTCTCGTCGCGGGCGCCGTAGACCACTCGGGCCACCCGGGACTGCACCAGGGCGCCCGCGCACATCGTGCAGGGCTCCAGGGTGACCACCAGCGTGCAGTCGGTCAGGCGCCACTCGCCGACCGCCTCGGCCGCCCGGCGCAGGGCCAGGATCTCGGCGTGGGCCGTCGGGTCGCCGGTGGCCTCGCGCTCGTTGTGGGCGGCGGCCAGCTCGGTGCCGTCGGGGGTGAGGACGACGGCGCCGACCGGTACGTCACCGGCCGACGCCGCCCGCTCGGCCTCGGCCAGGGCGCGGCGCATCGGGGCCTGCCACGGATCGCGTACGGGGTCGGGGTCGTGCACAGGTACGCGTACGGGGTCCGGGGCGGGCCGGGAGGAAGGGGAAGAGGGGTTCGGCGGGCGTGCGGTCACCCGCGGACCCTAACGGACAGGGAAGGAGGGGAGGGAGGGGAAGCCCCCGGCGAACCACGCGCCGGACACCCCCTACCGCACCGCCTCCAGCACCTCCGCCGCTCCCAGCGCGTCGGCGATCTCCGTCAGCGCGTCGGTCCGCAGCGTCAGCAGGTCCTTCTCGGAGACCCCGAAGTCGGCGAGGATGCCCAGCTCGCCGATCGGGCCCGCCGGGACCGCGTCGGAATCGACATCGGAGTCGGGGTCGGGGGCCGGGCCGGAGCCGGAGGCCGTGTCGTCGGTCAGGGCGGAGGCGGGCCGGGACGACGGGGTCGGTTCGCCGTCCTCCTCCTCCGTGCCGTCGAGGTCGACGAGCTCCTCCAGCGCGGCGATCTCGTCCTCGGCCCCTGGTTCGCGGCCGAGCAGTTCGTCGGTGAGCAGGATCTCCCCGTACGAGGAGCGGGCGGCGGCGGACGCGTCCGAGATGTAGATACGGGGGTCCTCCTCACCGTCCACCCGGAGGATGCCGAACCAGGCGTCCTCCTGCTCGATGTAGACCAGGACCGTGTCCTCGTCCACCGAGGCCCCCTGGGCCAGATCCGTCAGGTCGGACAGGGTCTCCACATCGTCGAGCTCTGTATCGCTCGCTTCCCACCCGTCTTCGGTGCGCGCGAGCAGTGCGGCGAAGTACACCGTGACTCTCCCACTGGTCATAGGTGAATCGGTCCGACGGGAGGGCAGACGGGAAGTCCGTCTGCTCTGAGCCCCGCCCAATCGGCATCGTGGCAGAAACAAGCGCCGGGCGAGACCTCTTCGGCCGTTGCGTCGGCCATCAGTTCCAGGAGTGCCCGGTCGGCCGTCGCCCTGACGGAACGGCAGGAGGACCCGATCGGCGGGGGAGTGCGCCGGTGGTACGGGACGGCTTCAGGGGCCTCACCAGCGGAACGTACGCATCCGCATCTGTTGGCGCATACGGGCGGCACGGGCCCGGCGCGGCTGCACCCGGTCGCGCAGCTGCTTGGCCTCGTGGAGCTCGCGGAGGAACTGGGCGCGCCGTCGGCGCCGCGCCGCGTCACTCTCCTGCGCGTCCGTGACGTCACCCGCCGTGTCGCGTGTCGTTTCGCGTGTCGGGTCACCCGTCGTGTCGCGCGGCTCGCGCGCGTCGCTCACTCCGCGTGAGCCCGGGCTCCGCCGCTGTTCCCCGTCCGCCGCCATCGACACACCACCCCAACGCTGGGTCCGTATGCCCCCACCTTCCCCCCGAACAGGTGGTTGATGCCAGCGCAGAGTGCCGGAAGGCGCGGTTACTGTTGACGCATGCGGATCCACGTCGTCGACCACCCGCTGGTGGCGCACAAACTGACCACGCTGCGCGACAAGCGCACCGACTCCCCGACCTTCCGGCGCCTCGCCGACGAGCTGGTCACCCTTCTCGCCTACGAGGCCACCAGGGATGTGCGTACCGAGCAGGTCGACATCGAGACCCCGGTGACGCCCACGACGGGCGTCAAGCTCTCGCACCCCCGGCCCCTCGTCGTCCCGATCCTGCGCGCCGGTCTCGGCATGCTGGACGGCATGGTGCGGCTGCTCCCCACCGCCGAGGTGGGCTTCCTCGGCATGATCCGCAACGAGGAGACGCTCCAGGCGGAGACGTACGCGACCCGGATGCCCGAGGACCTCTCCGGCCGCCAGGTCTACGTCCTCGACCCGATGCTGGCCACCGGCGGCACCCTCGTCGCCGCCATCCAGGAGCTGATCAAGCGCGGCGCCGACGATGTCACCGCCGTCGTCCTCCTCGCGGCGCCCGAGGGCGTCGAGGTGATGGAGCGCGAGCTGGCGGGCACCCCCGTCACCGTGGTCACCGCCTCCGTCGACGAGCGGCTCAACGAGCACGGCTACATCGTTCCGGGCCTCGGCGACGCCGGAGACCGGATGTACGGCACGGCGGAGTAGCCGGAGCCCCACCCGTTCAGGCCCGTCAGGCCCAGCGCAGAGCGGTGCCCCTTGCTCCCGTACGGGACGTACGAGATGTACGTACGGGAGCAAGGGGCACCGGTGCGTTCAGGCGGCAGGCGCGGCCTCTCAGCCGCTCTTTGTCGTCGCCGTCGGCGCGCAGGAGGCGGACGGGGCCGGGGACGGCTTCGTGAGGGCCGCCATGGCCGCCGTGGCCTCCGCCGGGGTGCTGAACGCCTTGAACTTCGCGCCGAGGATCAGGTCGACCTCCGCCGTCTTGCGCTTGTCGGTCTTCTGCACCGCGCCCGGCAGCTGCGTGCCCAGTACGGCGAAGCTGCCGTTCGCCGCCGTCGGGGCGCCGAGCAGCACCGCGGTGCCGGGGACCTTCTTGTCGTACGCCTCCGGGGCATTGCCCACCTCGCCGATGGCGAACCCACGCTTCTTCAGCTCGTCCGCCGCCGCCTTGGCGAGCCCGGTGGTCGTCGTCGCGTTGTAGACGTTGACCTTGATGGCGGCCGGCTTCGGCAGCGCCTTGGCGGGGGCCACCGGCTTCGGGGTGGGGCAGTCCCGCGGGTGGCTCGCGGCGACGGCGCTCTTGTCGCCGCCTGTGAAGACGTCGATGAGCTGCAGCGTTCCCCAGCCGGCCAGGCCGAGGGCCACCACGGCCGAGACGCCCGCGAGGACGATCCGTCGGCGGTTCCGGGGGCGGCGCATGCGGGGGTAGGTGTCGCCCGTGATGCGGTACTTTCCGCCCATGCCGGGGGGAGTGAGCATGCTCATGGGGGCAGCGTAGTGCGACCCGGTGATGATGCGTACTAAATGATCAACGTATGGCACCCGGATGAGCTCGAAAGCACCCGAAAGGCCCGAATTCGCGTGCCATCGTTGGGGGAGTGCTAAGCGGTGCCGTCGCGAGGGTGCGCCGAGCGGTGGGGGGCTCGGAGGGGCGGCGGCGTCAGCCCAGGTCGAGGACGCGTGCGTGCAGCACCTGCCGCTGCTGGAGCGCGGCCCGGACCGCCCGGTGCAGCCCGTCCTCCAGATAGAGGTCGCCCTGCCACTTCACGACGTGGGCGAAGAGGTCGCCGTAGAACGTGGAGTCCTCGGCGAGGAGGGTCTCCAGGTCCAGCTGCCCCTTGGTGGTCACGAGCTGGTCCAGGCGAACCGGACGTGGCGCGACGTCCGCCCACTGCCGGGTGCTTTCCCGGCCGTGGTCGGGGTATGGCTTCCCATTTCCGATGCGCTTGAAGATCACACGGAAAGCCTACCGGTCAAGGGGTGCCGGGCGCAGCCAGGGAACCTTGCCGCGGCGCTCCGCCAAAGTGG carries:
- a CDS encoding tRNA-specific adenosine deaminase yields the protein MRRALAEAERAASAGDVPVGAVVLTPDGTELAAAHNEREATGDPTAHAEILALRRAAEAVGEWRLTDCTLVVTLEPCTMCAGALVQSRVARVVYGARDEKAGAAGSLWDVIRDRRLNHRPEVIAGVLEDACATQLTAFFRTL
- a CDS encoding uracil phosphoribosyltransferase, whose translation is MRIHVVDHPLVAHKLTTLRDKRTDSPTFRRLADELVTLLAYEATRDVRTEQVDIETPVTPTTGVKLSHPRPLVVPILRAGLGMLDGMVRLLPTAEVGFLGMIRNEETLQAETYATRMPEDLSGRQVYVLDPMLATGGTLVAAIQELIKRGADDVTAVVLLAAPEGVEVMERELAGTPVTVVTASVDERLNEHGYIVPGLGDAGDRMYGTAE
- a CDS encoding antitoxin VapB, which produces MIFKRIGNGKPYPDHGRESTRQWADVAPRPVRLDQLVTTKGQLDLETLLAEDSTFYGDLFAHVVKWQGDLYLEDGLHRAVRAALQQRQVLHARVLDLG
- a CDS encoding ATP-binding protein — protein: MTTMRPSALPSTSSTPSVPPRRTSAVPPQAIYSAEPESVRPARRYVREAAAYQEPSIGEDALDTLELLASELVTNAVRYGSEPGDSFKVTVAAEPGKCRLEVHDTRRRAPRLRPPSDQRTRGRGLHLVEALASRWGVAERPLGKIVWVVVTW
- a CDS encoding transcriptional regulator, producing MSAPTVRRRQLGRTLRAMRERLSLTQEDAADGTRGKISPAKLSRIETARNAASASDVELLLDLYGVTDAELRRDIIRLTREGGQRGWWQSYRSVLSPVYQDLISLEAEATTIRTWQIASIPGLLQTPQYAHAAITSTAMSEAISDRVQALVDVRLARQSVLSRSEPLRLRAIIGEAALRTQLPDPAVMHDQLSRLVHLATLPNINIQVLPVGAPLTVGQTGSFAILGFGNLTELSVVHLEQLTSALYVEDHDQVSTYADAHESLTAAALSVEKSLDLIQQARDQK
- a CDS encoding DUF397 domain-containing protein, whose product is MIPDSSSLPVAWWKSSASHAQSDCLECGIVDSDHIAVRDSKAPNGPALVVGRGALAAMVGAVAAGLL